From one Cynocephalus volans isolate mCynVol1 chromosome X, mCynVol1.pri, whole genome shotgun sequence genomic stretch:
- the EIF1AX gene encoding eukaryotic translation initiation factor 1A, X-chromosomal, producing the protein MPKNKGKGGKNRRRGKNENESEKRELVFKEDGQEYAQVIKMLGNGRLEAMCFDGVKRLCHIRGKLRKKVWINTSDIILVGLRDYQDNKADVILKYNADEARSLKAYGELPEHAKINETDTFGPGDDDEIQFDDIGDDDEDIDDI; encoded by the exons ATGCCCAAGAATAAAG gTAAAGGTGGTAAAAATAGACGCAGAGGTAAGAATGAGAACGAATCCGAAAAAAGAGAGTTGGTGTTCAAAGAAGATGGACAGG aGTATGCTCAGGTAATCAAAATGTTGGGAAATGGACGATTAGAAGCAATGTGTTTTGATGGTGTAAAGAGGTTATGTCACATCAGAGGGAAGTTGAGAAAAAAG gtTTGGATAAATACCTCAGACATTATATTGGTTGGTCTCCGAGACTACCAG GATAACAAAGCcgatgtaattttaaaatacaatgcagacgaagccagaagtctgaaagcATATGGCGAGCTTCCAGAGCATG ctaaaatcaatgaaactgatACATTTGGTCCTGGAGATGATGACGAAATTCAGTTTGATGACattggtgatgatgatgaagacATTGATGAT ATCTAA